Proteins encoded by one window of Paenibacillus urinalis:
- the asnS gene encoding asparagine--tRNA ligase, producing the protein MSTKSDIRHVSQHVGETVTIGAWINNKRSSGKIQFLQLRDGTGYIQGVVVKSEVSEEIWNNAKSLTQESSLYVTGVIREEPRSQSGYEMTVTDIEIIHLTENYPITPKEHGVDFLMDHRHLWLRSSKQRAIMIIRAEIIRAVQEYFDTNGFTIVDPPILTPSSAEGTTNLFHIKYFDEDAYLTQSGQLYMEAAAMALGKVYSFGPTFRAEKSKTRRHLIEFWMIEPEMAFVDHEESLRIQEQFIAHVVQSVVKNCRTELESIGRDVSKLENVTAPFPRITYDDAIQFLQGEGFDIPWGEDFGAPHETAIAEKYDKPVFITHYPAGIKAFYMKPDPNRPEVVLCADMIAPEGYGEIIGGSQRIDDPKLMEERFEEHNLSREAYQWYLDLRTYGSVPHSGFGLGLERTVAWICGLDHVRETIPFPRMLYRLYP; encoded by the coding sequence ATGAGCACAAAGAGCGACATTCGCCATGTCAGTCAGCACGTTGGAGAAACGGTAACGATTGGTGCTTGGATTAACAATAAGCGCTCCAGCGGCAAAATACAGTTTTTGCAGCTTCGAGATGGTACGGGCTATATCCAAGGGGTTGTTGTAAAAAGCGAGGTTTCTGAGGAAATCTGGAATAATGCGAAGAGCTTGACTCAGGAAAGCTCACTATATGTAACAGGTGTGATTCGAGAGGAGCCACGCAGTCAATCCGGATATGAAATGACCGTGACGGATATCGAAATCATTCACTTAACAGAGAATTATCCGATTACTCCTAAAGAGCATGGGGTCGACTTCCTAATGGATCATCGCCATCTGTGGCTGCGTTCATCCAAGCAGCGTGCGATTATGATTATCCGTGCCGAGATCATTCGTGCGGTTCAGGAGTACTTTGATACGAACGGATTTACGATCGTGGATCCACCGATTTTGACTCCTTCTTCTGCAGAAGGAACAACGAATTTATTCCATATCAAATATTTCGATGAGGATGCATATTTGACGCAGAGCGGTCAGCTGTACATGGAAGCTGCTGCAATGGCGCTTGGTAAAGTGTATTCCTTCGGACCGACGTTCCGTGCAGAGAAATCCAAGACACGCCGTCATTTGATCGAATTCTGGATGATTGAGCCGGAGATGGCCTTCGTAGATCATGAAGAGAGTCTGCGTATCCAGGAGCAATTCATCGCTCATGTTGTACAGTCAGTAGTGAAGAACTGCCGTACAGAGCTTGAAAGTATCGGACGTGATGTTTCCAAGCTGGAGAATGTTACAGCTCCATTCCCGCGGATCACTTATGACGATGCGATCCAATTCCTCCAAGGCGAAGGCTTTGATATTCCTTGGGGTGAAGATTTTGGTGCGCCGCATGAAACGGCAATTGCAGAGAAATATGACAAGCCTGTATTTATTACCCATTATCCAGCCGGAATCAAAGCATTCTACATGAAGCCAGATCCGAATCGTCCTGAGGTCGTTCTATGTGCTGATATGATCGCTCCTGAAGGCTATGGAGAAATTATTGGGGGCTCCCAGCGTATTGATGATCCGAAGCTGATGGAAGAACGCTTTGAGGAGCATAATCTCTCACGTGAAGCTTATCAGTGGTATTTGGATCTTCGTACGTACGGCTCAGTACCTCACTCCGGATTCGGACTTGGACTTGAGCGGACAGTAGCTTGGATTTGCGGACTTGACCATGTTCGTGAGACGATTCCGTTCCCACGGATGCTGTATCGTCTATATCCATAA
- a CDS encoding RNA polymerase sigma factor, translated as MQGYSNRGRLFKWGRRREAIDEASLIDQILKGDHAKFREIIDRYGRHVYQVTYSVLHQAQDAEDAAQEAFIQVFKSLPQYRSEGFKTWITRIALHKAIDLKRKLNRREAEVVGREDEVVQMADHQADIIHQLLKKERKETLLHKISSLPAQHRDIIVDFYLKEKNYEQIAEESQIAIKTVESRLYRARQWIRAHWKEGSWRE; from the coding sequence ATGCAGGGTTATTCAAATCGCGGTCGTCTATTTAAGTGGGGAAGGAGGAGAGAAGCCATTGATGAAGCAAGTTTGATCGATCAAATATTAAAGGGTGACCATGCCAAGTTTCGCGAAATTATTGATCGCTATGGAAGGCATGTGTATCAGGTAACTTACTCCGTGCTTCACCAGGCACAGGATGCGGAGGACGCAGCACAGGAAGCGTTTATTCAAGTCTTTAAATCTCTCCCCCAGTACCGATCTGAAGGATTCAAGACATGGATCACCCGAATTGCTCTACATAAGGCAATTGACTTAAAAAGAAAATTAAATCGCAGGGAGGCAGAGGTGGTTGGCCGTGAGGATGAGGTTGTACAAATGGCCGATCACCAGGCTGATATCATACATCAGCTGTTAAAGAAGGAGAGAAAAGAGACGCTGCTTCACAAAATATCTTCACTTCCGGCTCAGCATCGCGATATTATTGTTGATTTTTATCTGAAAGAAAAAAATTATGAACAAATTGCAGAAGAATCACAAATTGCCATAAAAACTGTAGAATCCAGACTATATCGGGCACGTCAGTGGATTAGAGCGCATTGGAAGGAGGGATCTTGGCGTGAATAA
- a CDS encoding acetate/propionate family kinase has protein sequence MKVLVINAGSSSLKYQVYDMTDESVLAKGLVERIGMDSSILTHKPTGKEEVTEVSEILEHTTAIRKVLDKLVHAEHGVLSSIEEIQAVGHRVVHGGEFFNGSALVTDEVKAKIRQLIDLAPLHNPAAIMGINAAEANMPGVPQVVVFDTAFHQTMPESAYLYAIPRVLYNKYKVRRYGAHGTSHYYVSQIAAEFLERPIEDLKIITCHVGNGGSLTAIQNGVSVDTSMGMTPLEGLMMGTRSGDLDPAIVPYVMNKEDLTLNEVNSMLNKHSGLLAISGISSDMREITEGMENGDPNSTLAFNMYEYRLRKYIGSYAAAMNGVDVIVFTAGVGENSVVLRQRVLEQLTYLGVELDEELNKIRSGEPRRISTANSKVEVLIIPTNEELVIARDTNRIVEESK, from the coding sequence ATGAAAGTATTAGTAATTAATGCGGGAAGTTCTTCCCTGAAGTATCAAGTGTATGACATGACTGACGAGTCTGTTCTGGCTAAAGGCTTGGTTGAGCGGATCGGAATGGATTCTTCCATTCTTACACATAAGCCGACAGGCAAAGAAGAAGTGACCGAAGTAAGCGAGATTCTGGAACATACGACAGCGATCCGTAAAGTATTGGACAAGCTCGTACATGCTGAGCACGGCGTACTGTCTTCAATCGAAGAGATTCAAGCTGTCGGACACCGTGTTGTTCACGGCGGTGAATTCTTTAACGGATCTGCATTGGTTACAGATGAAGTCAAAGCGAAGATTCGTCAATTGATCGACCTTGCACCGCTTCATAATCCAGCTGCGATTATGGGTATTAATGCCGCTGAAGCCAATATGCCTGGAGTACCGCAAGTGGTTGTATTTGATACCGCATTCCATCAAACGATGCCGGAGTCTGCTTATCTATACGCAATTCCACGTGTACTGTATAACAAGTACAAGGTTCGTCGTTATGGAGCCCATGGTACATCCCATTACTATGTAAGCCAGATCGCTGCTGAATTCTTGGAGCGTCCGATTGAGGACCTGAAGATCATAACGTGCCATGTAGGTAACGGGGGAAGTCTTACAGCGATTCAAAATGGCGTGTCTGTCGATACATCCATGGGAATGACGCCTCTGGAAGGACTTATGATGGGAACGCGCAGCGGAGATCTTGATCCTGCGATTGTTCCATATGTCATGAACAAAGAGGACTTAACGCTGAATGAAGTGAACTCTATGCTTAACAAGCACAGTGGACTTCTTGCCATCTCTGGAATCAGCAGTGATATGCGTGAAATTACAGAGGGTATGGAGAACGGAGATCCGAATTCTACACTCGCATTCAACATGTACGAATATCGTCTTCGCAAGTACATCGGTTCCTATGCTGCGGCGATGAACGGAGTAGACGTCATTGTCTTCACTGCTGGGGTCGGAGAGAACTCTGTAGTCCTTCGTCAAAGAGTACTGGAGCAGTTGACTTATCTCGGAGTAGAGCTTGACGAGGAGCTGAACAAGATTCGTTCTGGCGAGCCTCGCCGTATTTCTACTGCGAATTCCAAAGTCGAAGTATTGATCATTCCAACGAATGAAGAGCTTGTTATTGCTCGCGACACGAATCGCATTGTAGAAGAGTCAAAGTAA
- a CDS encoding DnaD domain-containing protein, producing MSEPSVGTWADGVAYGMATGSIQLPYALLRYHARLGLSEGEVLLIEHLLGFQQVEGNEFPTLQELADRMGIMPDEIAKRLQRLMKEGFIRIEEDMDAVQGIQYERYNLIGLYTILAQCLSEDRATSLSKSSVRSRSLENAMNPPAEEQEEKNIFRIFEKEFGRPLSPMELERISSWLDQDRYPDELILLALKEAVFAGKVHFTYIDRILLEWSRNRVRTPQDVKAYAARFRNGGR from the coding sequence ATGAGCGAACCTAGCGTAGGAACTTGGGCGGACGGTGTCGCTTACGGCATGGCAACGGGAAGCATCCAGCTTCCCTATGCACTGCTTCGTTATCATGCCCGGCTGGGATTATCAGAAGGAGAAGTACTGCTTATAGAGCATTTGCTTGGATTTCAGCAGGTGGAGGGAAATGAATTTCCGACGCTTCAGGAGCTGGCAGATCGAATGGGAATCATGCCTGATGAGATAGCCAAACGGCTTCAGCGGCTTATGAAGGAAGGGTTTATTCGGATAGAAGAGGACATGGATGCTGTGCAAGGCATTCAGTATGAACGATATAATCTGATCGGGTTGTATACCATATTGGCTCAGTGCTTGTCAGAGGACCGAGCCACTTCTCTGTCGAAGTCATCTGTCCGCAGCCGTTCCTTGGAGAATGCCATGAATCCGCCTGCTGAGGAGCAAGAGGAGAAGAACATCTTCCGTATTTTTGAGAAGGAATTCGGCAGACCCTTATCTCCAATGGAGCTGGAGCGGATTTCCAGCTGGCTGGATCAAGATCGATATCCTGATGAGTTAATTCTGCTGGCGCTAAAAGAAGCGGTATTTGCCGGCAAAGTGCACTTTACGTATATCGACCGTATATTGCTTGAATGGAGCCGCAACCGGGTTAGAACACCACAGGATGTTAAAGCTTATGCAGCTCGTTTTCGCAATGGAGGTCGTTAA